One bacterium genomic window, CAAAATACTGATAAAGCCAGGTCCGAGGATGACGATGAACAGAGCTGGAAAAATGAACAGCACCAGGGGGATCAGCATTTTAATCCCCGCCTTGGCCGCCTGTTCCTCAGCCGATTGCCGCAGCCGAGTGCGCAGCGAGTCCGCCTGCGCGCGCAGCGTATCGGCCAGACTGGTTCCCAATTTATCCGCCAGGACCAATGCGCCGACTAAAATGCGCAGATTCTCGACTTTATTGCGCACGCACAGGTTGCGCATGGCCACCTCCCGGGATAGGCCGGTGCGCATCTCCTGAGTGACCAGCAGCAGCTCTCTGCTCAGCACCGGCGAGCGCATGCCCAGCTCCTGGGCGACCCGTAAAAGGGCGGCGTTGAGCCCGAGTCCTGCCTCCATGCAGATAACCAACAGATCCAATGCGTCGGACAGGCTTTCGCCGATCTCCTGCCGCCTTTGGGCGGTGATAGAGCGCAGCACCATGTTGGGCAGACTGAGCCCGACTAATGCCAAAATCAGCGCCAGCATTGCAGAAAGTGAGGGGGGATGGACCAGCCGGGCCCCGAACACATAGTACAGGGTGACCAGCAGAAAAGCCAAGCTCAGACGGATGCCTGTGAACAGCGCCGGGCCGTACTCGTGGTGAATGCCGGCTTCCACCAGCATGGCCGCGGTTTTGCTCAGATTTTTAGGCGATTCAGCGCCGCCCAGTCGCCCCAGGTTTACCAGCGCCTTTTCCAGTCCAGGCGGCAATTTCGATTTTTTTGTCGCCGCTTGGGCGATCAAGTCCTGGGCTGCATCCGCCGTCACCTGTTCCATATCACGAAGACGCCTGGCAGTAGGGGTATAGCGTTGATACAACAACCTCAGCAGAACAACGATTAAAAGAAAAACCGA contains:
- a CDS encoding type II secretion system F family protein gives rise to the protein MPLYLALITIFLSVFLLIVVLLRLLYQRYTPTARRLRDMEQVTADAAQDLIAQAATKKSKLPPGLEKALVNLGRLGGAESPKNLSKTAAMLVEAGIHHEYGPALFTGIRLSLAFLLVTLYYVFGARLVHPPSLSAMLALILALVGLSLPNMVLRSITAQRRQEIGESLSDALDLLVICMEAGLGLNAALLRVAQELGMRSPVLSRELLLVTQEMRTGLSREVAMRNLCVRNKVENLRILVGALVLADKLGTSLADTLRAQADSLRTRLRQSAEEQAAKAGIKMLIPLVLFIFPALFIVILGPGFISILKNFSGLAGQ